Proteins encoded by one window of Shewanella avicenniae:
- a CDS encoding MtrB/PioB family decaheme-associated outer membrane protein, which yields MSMKLNLITLGLLMAAGQSAAADFGVTQANLSQVNISQYQCQRCQATTGMSGTLALGIGWNDSDDIRTGNRFGKDDAGWVGAVGGELQYRNNQGYSASASAHDLGLDNSSAHLESANAELYKFSADYQLLTHYQQRGRSPIWYSDNLLQPSATSMRSPSLFIERERIAADLAIYFGDIQAFAHFAHLNRIGNKSASLIAADGVVNFAQPVDDSTDTVAAGLSANGSDWYSRLQYNGSFFRNNLEDLSLPYRANVYAATPDNDAHQVLFDGQYLFGRTVVNGHVAAGRVVQEADLIPMDGNPWVNWNGEVDTRDARLNFSSLINARWRVNGQYSYSDRDNQGAAAEFAQLEWDNVNGAFRANIPLDIQRETYALQTQYRFNSQWHLSGNYQHKRTERNYLEREQNSEDQLWARLNIKPLNSMKIGIKALYETRDGSRYDASRILSPNENPLLRKYFLADRQRYGAELTFNHAPSDWLAIDVTATYAKDDYQHTDVGLTASEDYRYSANLSIDPSAALHLYATASQQWINSDMAGATTFGQANSFSRVEDRFINLGTGASYRWSSRLTLGADYLFANSESNTAIDSNDYDDYYDFEHSVEAYGQYALSDRLGLKLSYRYERYYDTDDAQVDVDAISGLTTLGKLEHNYNAHLLMLSVSYKLP from the coding sequence ATGTCAATGAAACTAAACCTTATCACCTTGGGATTGCTGATGGCGGCAGGCCAAAGCGCTGCGGCGGATTTTGGTGTGACTCAGGCGAATCTCAGCCAAGTTAACATCAGCCAATATCAATGCCAGCGGTGCCAAGCAACCACAGGGATGAGTGGAACGCTAGCGTTGGGTATCGGTTGGAACGATAGCGACGATATCCGCACCGGCAATCGCTTTGGTAAAGATGATGCAGGTTGGGTAGGCGCGGTAGGGGGCGAACTCCAGTATCGCAATAATCAAGGGTACAGCGCCTCTGCCAGTGCTCATGACTTAGGGCTTGATAACAGCAGCGCACACTTAGAGTCAGCCAACGCTGAACTGTATAAATTTAGTGCTGATTATCAGTTGCTTACTCACTATCAGCAACGTGGTCGTTCACCAATTTGGTACAGCGATAATCTGTTGCAACCATCGGCAACTTCCATGCGCTCACCGAGTTTGTTCATCGAGCGAGAACGCATCGCGGCCGACTTGGCGATTTACTTTGGCGACATTCAAGCGTTTGCGCATTTTGCCCATCTGAACCGCATCGGTAATAAATCCGCGAGTTTGATTGCCGCAGACGGTGTGGTCAACTTTGCTCAGCCAGTGGACGACAGCACAGATACAGTGGCCGCAGGATTAAGTGCCAACGGTAGCGATTGGTATAGTCGCTTGCAGTACAACGGCAGTTTCTTCCGCAACAACTTGGAAGATTTGTCGCTGCCATATCGCGCCAACGTCTATGCCGCAACGCCAGACAACGACGCACATCAAGTGTTGTTTGATGGTCAGTATCTGTTTGGTCGCACTGTGGTGAATGGTCATGTGGCCGCCGGGCGAGTCGTTCAAGAGGCTGATCTCATTCCGATGGATGGCAATCCTTGGGTGAATTGGAACGGTGAAGTCGATACCCGTGATGCGCGCCTAAACTTCAGCAGTTTAATCAATGCGCGCTGGCGAGTTAACGGTCAGTACAGCTACAGCGACCGTGATAACCAAGGGGCTGCTGCAGAGTTTGCTCAGCTCGAATGGGATAACGTCAACGGTGCATTCCGTGCCAATATTCCGCTCGACATCCAACGAGAAACCTATGCGCTGCAAACTCAATATCGGTTTAACAGCCAATGGCATTTAAGCGGTAATTACCAGCACAAGCGTACCGAACGTAACTACCTAGAACGTGAACAAAATAGCGAAGACCAATTATGGGCGCGGTTAAACATTAAGCCGCTGAACAGTATGAAGATTGGTATCAAAGCGCTGTATGAAACACGTGATGGCTCGCGTTATGACGCTTCTCGCATTCTGTCACCGAACGAGAACCCATTACTGCGCAAATACTTTCTCGCCGATCGGCAACGTTACGGCGCTGAACTGACATTTAATCATGCACCAAGCGATTGGTTGGCTATCGATGTGACCGCAACTTATGCCAAAGATGATTATCAGCACACCGATGTTGGCTTAACAGCCTCAGAAGACTATCGCTATAGCGCCAACCTATCGATTGACCCAAGTGCCGCGTTGCATCTGTATGCAACCGCAAGTCAGCAGTGGATCAATTCTGATATGGCTGGGGCAACGACCTTCGGACAAGCGAACTCGTTCAGTCGGGTAGAAGACAGATTTATCAATCTAGGGACTGGGGCGAGTTACCGCTGGTCAAGCAGGTTAACCCTGGGGGCTGACTACCTGTTTGCTAACTCTGAAAGCAATACCGCGATAGATAGCAATGACTACGACGACTATTACGATTTTGAGCACAGTGTCGAGGCTTACGGCCAATACGCGCTGAGTGATCGTTTGGGTCTCAAGTTGAGTTATCGCTATGAGCGTTACTACGACACAGACGACGCTCAAGTAGATGTCGACGCTATCTCTGGCCTAACCACCCTAGGCAAACTCGAACACAACTATAACGCACATCTGCTGATGTTGAGCGTCAGCTATAAGCTGCCCTAA
- a CDS encoding DMSO/selenate family reductase complex A subunit — MERRSFLKMSAALSAAATVSGCNSSSKDIEEVAPSKGATEEVMNWSACLCNCGSNCPLKVFSKDGKIVRIETDDTGDDSWGNHQIRACARGRSNRKRVYNPDRLLYPMKQMGERGDESTFQRITWEQAISEIGSQLKGIYDTYGARSVLRHYASGAYYDLNGSNAWQRLLNCMGGSLGYYGSYSSAQVGRMIPLIYGSGARSTIAEVQHSDLCFFIGYNPLEMRQSGSGEGYEFNYYREKNNIKTIIIDCRYSDSLAGKDNMEYHACRPGTDAAMISGMAYHLITNNLIDENFLTTKCYGFRAEDALPEKGLEALPYERSYEAYILGVGELDNTPKTPEWAAAICGVPADQIRQLAEQLAAANAPYIALGYGVQRQANGEYNVWAASALAMLVGAVGKRGTNTGGYMPNSSNGGISSGMSTVVKDGPALETAQISVFTWPDAILDGKNMTVFKDGVMHLSPEELDADGNGRLNVDIKAIINFAGNTLINQHSDCFGTAEILKQKDKCELIVVSENHMTPSAKFADYLLPDSTWLESEDIANGSYSSGSMGLITPMTTSLEPLGDCRKSWEVCAALADVMGVGGLFHGGLSYQETLEKYYVDVIAPKSTELPATLQEFQNNGKLFKKFKENSESECGLYGYVQNGGELATASGRIELFSHAVDFMSKHWEKPDYVIGLHIPPIPAYIVTWEGYEDPSPEIADMKLQLIGHHTKGRTHSSFHSVQWLREATHDAVWVNPADAKGFVDGDYVIVESLRGKVRVKAHVTNRIMPGVCDLAQGAWFKPENGVDVGGCVNTLTAYRPSPIAKANPQHTNRVRIYKA, encoded by the coding sequence ATGGAACGCAGAAGTTTTCTAAAAATGAGCGCCGCGTTAAGCGCCGCAGCAACCGTTTCAGGTTGCAACTCAAGTTCAAAAGATATTGAAGAAGTAGCGCCGAGCAAAGGGGCTACTGAAGAAGTGATGAATTGGTCGGCTTGTCTTTGTAACTGTGGTTCTAACTGTCCACTGAAAGTGTTTAGTAAAGACGGCAAAATTGTGCGTATTGAAACAGATGATACCGGCGACGACAGCTGGGGTAACCATCAAATTCGCGCATGTGCTCGCGGCCGTTCCAACAGAAAACGTGTTTATAACCCAGACCGCTTACTTTACCCAATGAAGCAAATGGGTGAACGCGGCGATGAGAGCACCTTTCAACGTATTACTTGGGAACAAGCAATTTCTGAAATTGGTAGTCAACTCAAAGGAATCTACGACACTTATGGCGCACGTTCCGTACTGCGTCACTATGCTTCAGGTGCATACTACGATTTGAATGGTTCAAATGCTTGGCAACGTTTGTTGAATTGTATGGGAGGGTCGTTAGGTTATTACGGTTCTTACAGTTCGGCACAAGTTGGGCGGATGATTCCGCTAATTTATGGATCGGGTGCTAGGTCGACAATTGCAGAGGTACAACATAGCGATCTGTGTTTCTTTATCGGTTATAACCCGTTAGAAATGCGTCAAAGTGGTTCTGGTGAAGGTTATGAATTTAATTACTACCGCGAAAAGAACAACATCAAGACGATTATCATCGACTGCCGTTATAGCGATTCTTTAGCCGGCAAAGACAACATGGAATATCATGCCTGTCGTCCCGGTACGGATGCCGCGATGATTTCGGGTATGGCATATCATCTGATCACCAACAATCTGATTGATGAAAACTTCTTGACCACTAAATGCTATGGTTTCCGCGCAGAAGATGCGTTACCAGAAAAAGGTTTAGAAGCACTGCCATATGAGCGCAGCTATGAAGCTTATATTTTAGGTGTGGGTGAACTAGATAACACACCAAAAACCCCTGAATGGGCGGCCGCCATCTGTGGCGTACCAGCAGATCAAATTCGTCAACTTGCAGAGCAATTAGCGGCAGCTAACGCACCTTATATCGCGCTTGGCTATGGGGTTCAGCGTCAAGCAAACGGTGAATACAACGTATGGGCGGCTTCTGCATTGGCAATGTTGGTTGGCGCGGTTGGTAAGCGCGGTACGAATACCGGTGGCTACATGCCGAATTCTAGCAATGGTGGTATCTCTTCTGGAATGTCTACAGTTGTCAAAGATGGCCCCGCGTTAGAAACCGCACAAATCTCTGTATTCACATGGCCTGATGCCATCTTAGACGGTAAAAATATGACCGTCTTTAAAGATGGGGTGATGCATCTGAGTCCTGAGGAACTCGACGCGGATGGCAACGGTCGATTAAACGTAGACATCAAAGCGATCATCAACTTTGCAGGTAACACCTTAATCAACCAGCATTCTGACTGCTTTGGTACTGCTGAAATTCTGAAGCAGAAAGATAAATGCGAACTGATAGTCGTCAGTGAAAACCATATGACACCATCAGCTAAGTTTGCAGACTATCTATTGCCTGATAGTACTTGGTTAGAATCTGAAGATATTGCAAATGGTTCATATTCTTCTGGAAGTATGGGGTTAATTACTCCAATGACAACTTCTCTTGAGCCTCTAGGCGACTGTCGAAAATCTTGGGAAGTGTGTGCTGCACTCGCTGATGTGATGGGCGTTGGTGGTCTATTCCACGGTGGCTTGTCCTATCAAGAAACCCTCGAAAAATACTATGTTGATGTGATTGCGCCTAAATCCACGGAGTTACCAGCAACACTGCAGGAGTTCCAAAACAACGGCAAGTTATTTAAGAAATTCAAAGAAAATAGTGAAAGTGAATGCGGCCTTTATGGTTATGTACAAAACGGTGGCGAATTAGCTACAGCGTCTGGTCGTATTGAGCTGTTTTCTCATGCTGTTGATTTCATGAGTAAACATTGGGAAAAACCTGACTATGTTATTGGACTGCATATCCCACCGATCCCAGCCTATATTGTGACCTGGGAAGGTTATGAAGATCCTTCGCCTGAAATTGCGGATATGAAACTGCAATTGATAGGTCACCACACAAAAGGACGCACACACTCCTCCTTCCACAGCGTCCAATGGTTGCGAGAAGCAACTCACGATGCTGTTTGGGTAAACCCAGCTGACGCTAAAGGATTTGTTGATGGCGATTACGTTATTGTTGAATCACTGCGCGGCAAAGTACGAGTGAAGGCTCACGTGACTAATCGCATTATGCCCGGCGTGTGTGATTTGGCACAGGGAGCATGGTTCAAACCTGAAAATGGTGTTGATGTCGGTGGCTGTGTAAATACGTTGACTGCTTATCGTCCCAGCCCAATTGCCAAGGCCAATCCGCAACATACCAATCGTGTACGTATTTACAAAGCTTGA
- a CDS encoding DMSO/selenate family reductase complex B subunit — protein sequence MSDKQYGFYFDTKKCNGCKACHVACKDKFDAPLGVIPRRVYEYSGGSFVKGTDNTVTCDVFAYYMSVGCNHCSEPVCTKACPTGAMHKRSSDGFVLVEESLCIGCGSCARACPYDAPQLDIERKVMVKCDGCYERVAEGLRPLCVEGCTQRALDFGLIEDLKQKYGSEQDIAPLPPSNITSPNLIVGTSDVTRPSGSMDGSIVNPTEV from the coding sequence ATGTCTGATAAACAGTATGGTTTTTACTTTGATACCAAAAAGTGTAATGGCTGCAAAGCTTGTCACGTTGCCTGTAAAGACAAATTCGATGCACCTCTTGGTGTCATACCTCGGCGTGTATACGAATATAGTGGCGGTAGTTTTGTTAAAGGGACAGATAACACGGTTACATGTGATGTGTTCGCCTATTACATGTCTGTAGGTTGTAACCACTGTAGCGAACCTGTATGTACAAAAGCATGTCCGACTGGTGCAATGCACAAACGAAGTTCTGATGGCTTTGTTTTGGTAGAAGAAAGCCTTTGTATCGGTTGTGGTAGTTGCGCCAGAGCTTGTCCTTATGATGCACCTCAGTTAGACATTGAGCGAAAAGTAATGGTCAAGTGTGATGGTTGCTATGAGCGAGTCGCTGAGGGATTGCGACCATTATGCGTAGAGGGCTGTACTCAGCGCGCGCTAGATTTTGGGCTCATTGAAGACTTAAAACAGAAATATGGCTCAGAGCAAGATATTGCCCCTCTACCACCAAGCAATATCACTTCACCTAACTTAATTGTTGGAACCAGTGATGTGACCCGTCCATCTGGAAGTATGGATGGTTCGATAGTCAATCCAACTGAAGTTTAA
- a CDS encoding TorD/DmsD family molecular chaperone: MNENIALSLKTVAQLLYQYPTVELLSLMNDEMWQEWPTSTSFDKDCISAIAASDRNFTAICSDFTRLFVGPGKKIVYPWSSIHLDQEPLLFGDSTEQWELLCRKNNIEIQQHNNEPSDHFALMLWVIAELSNNADKQQLCSTVIKDFYTPWIPSVLTKIEQKAHSIFYRELAKLAAHYVTLISAQVENTSAKNQVNIECEQLV; this comes from the coding sequence ATGAATGAAAATATTGCCTTATCATTAAAAACAGTTGCTCAACTATTGTATCAATATCCAACGGTTGAACTGCTGTCGTTAATGAATGATGAAATGTGGCAAGAGTGGCCAACATCAACGTCTTTTGATAAAGATTGTATTTCTGCAATTGCTGCAAGTGATAGAAACTTTACGGCTATTTGTTCAGATTTTACACGGCTATTTGTCGGCCCAGGAAAGAAGATTGTTTATCCTTGGAGTTCTATTCATCTTGATCAAGAACCGCTCTTGTTTGGTGATAGTACTGAACAATGGGAACTGCTATGTAGAAAAAATAATATTGAGATACAGCAACATAATAATGAACCATCAGACCATTTTGCGTTGATGTTATGGGTAATTGCTGAACTTTCTAACAATGCTGACAAACAGCAACTTTGTTCTACAGTCATTAAAGATTTTTATACACCTTGGATTCCGTCGGTCTTAACAAAGATAGAGCAAAAAGCGCATTCGATATTTTATCGGGAGCTGGCGAAGCTTGCCGCTCACTATGTGACTTTAATTAGTGCGCAAGTTGAAAATACTAGCGCTAAAAATCAAGTCAACATTGAGTGTGAACAGCTGGTATGA